The genomic interval CAGTAGAAGATGATTTCCTTATCCTTTGGAAGTTTCGATGCCATCTCGGAAAAATCGGCAAAGGACACTGCGCCGTCAAGATGGTTATTGTTGAATTTTTCCTCTTTATTGTATGCACACACCAGGAGCGCCTGTCCTGATTGCACCTTTGCCCTGGCCTCGTCGCAACTGATCCGGATTGCCTCACCCATGTCTGTCTCCTTCTGAAGAGTTAGAATGTTATAGCTTTTTGTATGTTTAAAAGGAAATATGTCGTAGCACCATTTCATGCTCATTATCTGGAGACCTGAAGTCTCAGGATATTTTGAAGTCGTCTTGCGCCCGGCTCGAAATGCGGAGCGATCAGGCCCGTGGGGTGCATGACAGGAAGTCACGCACCGACGAATCCGCAGGAAGCGGGATTTCGTCGACCAGCGAAGCAGTTCGATAAAGCCGAAACACCTGCGTCTAGAAAAAGATCCTGAAATTTAAGACAGATACGAAGAGGCACAGAACAAAATGAGAAAAAATTATCTTCCAGGGATTTTTCCCTGCATTATTGCGGTGGCTTCCTCAACATCTTTTTTGCTGCCCACAAAGAGCGGTGTTCTTTCATGAAGGTTTTCCGCCTTGATATCAAGGATGCGTTGCTTGCCGTCGGTTGCGGCGCCGCCCGCCTGCTCGGCAATGAAGGCCATGGGCGCCGCCTCGCAGAGCAGGCGTAGTTTGCCATGAGGTTTCTGCGGATCATTGGAATCCGCCGGATACATGTAAATGCCGCCGTAGAGCAGGTTTCTGTGGAAATCAGCAACCATGGAACCGATATATCGGGAATTGTACGGCCTGC from Pseudomonadota bacterium carries:
- a CDS encoding rhodanese-like domain-containing protein; the protein is MGEAIRISCDEARAKVQSGQALLVCAYNKEEKFNNNHLDGAVSFADFSEMASKLPKDKEIIFYCA